The following coding sequences are from one Fundulus heteroclitus isolate FHET01 unplaced genomic scaffold, MU-UCD_Fhet_4.1 scaffold_62, whole genome shotgun sequence window:
- the LOC105922282 gene encoding gastrula zinc finger protein XlCGF57.1 gives MRSMSFLILCVSVFTADVAQKRIVKEDSLDQRPRADLHQPSPPQIKEEEKGVYISLPGEELNGKEVINAIRLPVAAPIKTLDDEQSPLLSQLYPDQIKARESVRIKDHGDAFISLETEDTEKDEEDSDVEHSLSGLKDLSDSGHKTCSTEKKNVDSGMKVQTGVKLSCQDCSKTFIGKYALNKHIRIHIGQKPFYCDLCQKSFGRKADLNTHMRIHTGQKPFGCDLCGKSFSQTSILNRHMTIHTGQKPFSCCLCGKDFRQTSTLNSHMRIHTGQKPFSCDLCGKRFSQTSVLKRHMSIHTGQKPVGCDLCGQTFIDSGGLKTHMRIHTGQKPFRCDLCEKSFSRKAHLEIHTRIHTGQKPFSCDLCGKSFSQKSSLNIHMRIHTGQKPVGCDLCGQTFIDSRGLKTHMRIHTGQKPFCCDQCGQRFIRKDTLNTHITIHTGQKPFCCDLCGKSFSQKAYLKRHKRIHTGRKPFGCYLCEKSFSQKSNLNIHMRIHTGEKM, from the coding sequence ATGAGATCAATGTCCTTTCTAATtttatgtgtttcagtgtttacTGCAGATGTTGCTCAGAAGCGGATTGTTAAAGAAGATTCTTTAGACCAAAGACCTCGTGCCGACCTGCATCAGCCAAGTCCCCCTCAAAtaaaggaggaagagaagggagtctacatcagtctgccaggagaggagctcaatgggaaggaggtgattaatgccatcaggctTCCAGTTGCTGCTCCAATAAAgactctggatgatgaacagtctccactgctctcacagctttatccagaccaaattaaagccAGAGAATCCGTCAGGATaaaagatcatggagatgctttcatttctttagagactgaagacactgagaaggatgaagaggacagtgatgtagaacacAGTCTCTCTGGGCTAAAagacttgtcagactctggacaTAAGACatgttctacagagaagaaaaatgtggattcAGGAATGAAAGTCCAGAcaggagtgaagcttagctGCCAAGACTgtagtaaaacatttattggaaaatacgctttaaacaaacacataagaatccacataggacagaagcctttctatTGTGATCTATGTCAAAAAAGTTTTGGCCGAAAAGcagatttaaacacacacatgagaatccatacaggacagaagcctttcggttgtgatctatgtggaaaaagttttagccaGACATCAATTTTAAATAGACACATgacaatccacacaggacagaagcctttcagtTGTTGTCTATGTGGAAAAGATTTTAGGCAAACATCAACTTTAAATAgtcacatgagaatccatacaggacagaagcctttcagttgtgatttatgtggaaAACGTTTTAGCCAAACATCAGTTTTAAAGAGACACATGAGTattcatacaggacagaagcctgtcggttgtgatttatgtggacaAACATTTATTGACAGCGGAGGTTTGAAGAcccacatgagaatccatacaggacagaagcctttccgttgtgatctatgtgaaaaaagttttagcCGAAAAGCACATTTAGAAatacacacgagaatccatacaggacagaagcctttcagttgtgatctatgtggaaaaagttttagccaaaaatcaagtttaaatatacatatgagaatccatacaggacagaagcctgtcggttgtgatttatgtggacaAACATTTATTGACAGCAGAGGTTTGAAGAcccacatgagaatccatacaggacagaagcctttctgttgtgatcaatgtggacaaagatttatccGAAAAGATACTTTGAATACACACATAacaatccacacaggacagaagcctttctgttgtgatctatgtggaaaaagttttagccaaaaagcttatttaaaaagacacaagagaatccatacaggacggAAGCCTTTCGGTTGTTAtctatgtgaaaaaagttttagccaaaaatcaaatttaaatatacatatgagaatccatacaggagagaaaatgTAA